The Solanum lycopersicum chromosome 2, SLM_r2.1 DNA window GAACCAacattgtcttttttttttttggtattgaTACTGCTATACATAATTTCTTTTGCAAAATAGGCAGTGATCAGGGAGGCTTTTCATTGAATTCTTATGTTACTTGCTTTGCTGCTTCTGATGGTGAGAGCCTATGCTTTATATATGAAGATTGATactattttttctcctttttagcatgatgcTCCATTCTAGTATCTCATAATTTTCTTTCCAAATGAATATTCTTACACACAACTCTGATTTTTTTCCCCATGAGATTTACTTCCTTATAGGACtgcttttaatgttttttattcTATAAGTTCTATACTCCTAGTTTGAACTTTAGTCCAGTTTCCACTAGATATCTGTTGCTATTGGCATTTGACCTATTATGTGTCTGTTTCTTTCATCTCTTGTTTATGCTTCCTTTTTGTTTGTCAATTTTAACTATGGTTATGTATGCTTGCTTTACACCAGCTACATCAAAATTCAAGATACAGCCATTAAGATGAATTGCATACTTACCGAGCAAGTTTTGTCTTAAAAGGAGAGGCTCTGTTACTGACGTTTCTTTGTTGGAAATTGTTTCTAAAACTCATGCGGAACCAAATGGATATTGTAAGTTTTTCAGGTAAAACTCTTTTGAGTTTTAGTTCGTAGCATCCATTAGGATAGGTATAAAACTACAAACTTGGTGGATAAAGAGATGTGATAAGTCATCTTTTCTACACTCAGTacctctacttattcttatgtacTCTTGTGACGTCTGACGGAGTCATCTGTTTATAGGGGTGGATGTTGATTTGAAGCCATTCTAGAGGGCTTCTCCTATTGATATTACCGAGTGGATAAACTATATCTTTTTTCAGATTTGGCAACAAGAGCTTTGTAGATGAAAGGCACCGTTGTAGGTGTGAGGTTCAacacttcttttttattaatttggaacTATGGTGTAACTATAACACATCTAGGAGGActgttttaataattatatgttgaaCATAAGATGCGATATCTTTACGTAGGGATGCATGCTAAAAACTTTTCCTGTGCTATGTTGGTGAATCTTGAAATGGCGCAACTATTTGAAGATGCTGGCCTTTCTTTCACTGGCAAAGATGAAAGTGGTCGCCGCATACAGGTGAACCttctatttttatgtttattttttgataattacaGGTGAACCTTTTATAGAATTGAATTATGAAGTCATGATAGATAGTCTAGTGTTATTGgttttattataattgaattatgaatcCATTGAATGGAAAGATGTGGAGTTTTTCTTGTTGAAGGCATTTGCATAACCCCTAAAAAATAAGTAGTTTAATTATAGTTGtgatttgtattattttgaatGAAGACACTCAATTGGACAGTCTTCCGTATACACCCTCAGTGGTCATTTTCTTTTACATGGTCTTAACTTTTTATCTTCTTTGAAATGAACATGGTCTGGACTTTTTTATTTAGATTGTTTCCTAAAAGTTGAAATTGTCAAGTAAGAGAATGGGGAATTATATGTTTTCTGATCTTGTTGATGTAGTTTGAGGATAAATAGAGATGGGCTGCTGAGGATATGGCAAGTTGTGCTTTAATGCAATTTTAATCGCCTAAACTAGTTGCACAAAAGGCAGTGCTCGGTGAATCTCTTCAATGAATTCGTATGTTCCTTTGTTCGCGAGGGCATATGCtttatatgaaaattgataTACCTTTCTCCTCTTAGTATGACACTACATTCTAGTATCCAGTTCTGTTAAAAGTGTTGAAGCGCTCGCTTTAAGCGAGAAACAAAGCGTCGCGACATGATTGTGTTTTAATGCCTTGAAGCTAGGTAATAATGGAGAAGTGTGCGCTTCTGTCTCAAAAGCGAGAAATGCGCTTTTTATAAAAGCAAAAAAAGGCTCGCTTATTAAATGAGTTAAGCgctaattagtttttttaaaaattttttttaaaaaaaattctgtaAATATACTTATGCATATCTTTCCAATTATTTTCCCTCCTTGGTCGACTGTTGCGACTGTTGCTACAGCTTaattctcttctcttcttctctttttgtttCTCTGTAGTGCTGCATATGTAAacgttgatgttgacgttgacCTTTACGTAAACGTTGATTTTGACGTTGACCTTTACGTAGacgttgatgttcatgttcacATTCACGTTCACATTCATGTAGACGTtgttcacattgatgttgatgttcacgttCACGTTAACGTTCACAGTCACgttgacgttgatgttcacGTTCACGTTTACATTTATGTGTACGTTGACgtttacattgacgttgatgttgactTACATTGACGTTTACgttgacatttatgttgatgttgatatttatgtttatgtttacgTTGACATTCAGattgacgttgatgttcacatttatGTTAACAATGACGTTTACGTTGACATTGACGCTAACATTGACATTTACGATTACCTTGACGTTTACGTTGACATTCACGTTCATGTTCACCTTAACGTTAacgttcacattgatgttgacgttgacgttcacattgacatttacGTTCACGTTCATGTTCACgtttatgttgacgttcacattaacgttgacgttgatgttgatgttgatgtcaACGTTAACgttgacgttgatgttcatATTCACGTTCACGCTGACGTTTACATTTTACGTTGACGTTCACCTTCACGTTGACGCTGACGTTGATGTTCAAGTTGATGTTCACGGTGATGTTGATTAGACGTTCACGTTGATGTTGACTTTCGTGTTGAGCCCCGTAAATGAACAAATAGGTGGACTTTTTGGAAATGTTAAAACAAAAGGTTTCCGCTCGCATCTCGGAACATGTCTCAAGTTGGAACCCTATCATCGACAATGAGACTAACACACGATGAGGAGTCAAAAGAAGGTAACCAATTCCTGTCATTTGTTTGATTGTCTAAGAACTCATTGAAGGGTCATTTCAACTTGGAGTTTGGAACTTATTGAATTATCGCTCAGCTAAAAAAATGGAACTATGTACGCATCCCAAAAACTCATTGGTATGCCGAGAAACATCCTatggagagagagaaagaggtgaaatatattatgttgcTCACTACTGTAAGCAGagatattttgattatttcttcTAGCTAAAGCTGAGTTGATTACGTATTGTTACTTAAGTACTTTAGCGCCAATTTATGGAGACAAATAGACAATATATGTGTCTGTTTCTTGCATCTTCTGTTGTGTTTCCTTTTTGTCTAGGCATTTTATCTATGGCTCTGAATGCTTACTTTACACCATCGACATCAAAATACAGCCATTCAGGTGATATACATGCTTTCCCAGCAAGCTTCTGCTTAAAAGGAGGGCTCTGAGCTCTATTTCAGACGTTTCTTTGTTAGAAATTGTTACTAAACTCACAGGAGGCCAAATGAATATCGTAAGGTTTTAAAGATCCCATTCTTTTGAGTTTTATATGGTAGTATCCATAAGGATGAGTATAAAACTACTAACCTGGTTTTTGTTCTTGCCATTGTTTATAGGACGGCAAGAGTTTGTACCTTGGAATTGATGATTGTTGACAAAATGTCTGTACAACAAGTAATCTGTATAAGACTACCTGCTAGTGATAAGACTACCTGATAGTGATAGATGAGTTGACTGTTGTTTGCTAATAAGGAACTCCCTaggaatttttctttttgcagTCATTGTTCCTGATGCTTTACAAACAACTAGTTCGAAGGAAGAAAATGCATTCCAAGTACTTGTAATTTTCCTCAAATtcaaacaagtaaaaaatattatttacatacTTAGTTTCTTAAGTTCTCTGTCCTGATTGATCTTTTGGTTTACATGTATAATCTGAAAGCCCAAAGAGGGTCTTGCATTCTCTGAAAGAGTCTCTGCTGGAAATCGCCCTTGTGCATCCCAATGTCTCCTTAAAAATTGTTGTTATTGAAAGGTCCATTTTTTAAACACCAATTAATTTAAGGATATTTCCAGGCTGGTTtcttagattttttaaatttgtatgcaCTGGATGACCTGCTTTGCACATGTGCTTCTACTTCTTTGTTGCCGCTATTGGTCAGTGGGTTAGGGATTCATCTGAGTTCCCTTAACAAATTGAATGCAAGTGATGGTTCATTCAAGCTCTCTGGATACATCTAAGGTCCTATGTTTACACTGTGAAGGTATACAGGCCCAAATTGATGGAGAAGAGATTTGAAAAGAATCTTAAGAATTATTTTGTATCATGAGCTATGCTCTCCTCTAGGGTTGATGGGGACTCGCAAGAATAAGTTCTATGCTGGAAATAGAGGTAAAACGGTTGATCTTATTAGGAAGACAAAGAGTAGAAGAAATCATTCAGCTTCCCATTTTAACAAGGCAAGAATAAGTTCTTTGCCATGAGTGAGTCTTCAAGAAAGGCAGCAGTAAATAACAGTATTAAGATTGTTCATGTTGTGCCACTCATGGCAGGTAATATGTCCTAGAGTTATTGTTTATGTTAATAATCAATGATGACAGAAAATGTGTGAACTAATTAATGTTCTGTTCATTGTGCTGAAACTAGAGCAATAAGGAGACTGCATCATTCTGCAGAAGCTATCTGCTGGGAGCTTCCACAGCAGTATGATCAATCTTCCGCCCCAAGTTGTGATAACGGTGTATTCTCTGATGAAAGATAATGTTATTAAATTTCTTGGGAGGGTTAGGTACTAACTTGATGTTTATCTCTTTAGGCTAAGTATGAAAAGGGAACTTATTAACATCTGGAATAGCAAATTACAAGCTCAAGGGGAGAGCACAGGTACACGCGATGGGGTGTCGAAAGAAGGTTAACTATTCCTGTCATTTGTTCCTGACCTGAATAAACCTGAATTTTCCTGGTGCATAATTCGGTCAATTTGCTTCATTTCTTTCACTCTGCACCGTTTGTAAACCATGAGGATGTGGAGGTTTGTCTTTTATGGAAGTTCAAAAAACCTTGTTTTGTTTCGAGCTGATTAAACTGTTATTGGGACGGCACCTCAGGTGGATCCATGAAATCTTGGAATTAAATTTCCATTTCATGGTGTTTCTTCTCCATCTCATACGACTAACTGATGCTTTAGCCACAAAGGTTTCAATGCTGTTGAGCTAATCACGTTTTGGCTTCACAAAGTTCAGTTCATTTCCTGGTGTTTTTTCAGTCTCACAAGACTATCTGAATGCTCGCAGCCATGACAGGTTTGTAAGCTATTGAGTTGATTCGTGTTTTGACTTGACAAAGTTCAGTTTCTTTCCCACCCTCACTGAACTACCCTTTTCGTGATGATACACATATACTCcgtcttttgatatttttactaCTCACTTTGCTCCGTTTTAAACACAATGAAGATTTGGAGGTTTTCATAGCTGAAGACTGTTGCTTGGCACGAAATTTCAGGTGGGTCTATGAGATTTTTGGAGAAGTTCCATTTTTTGGTCTTTCTTCTCTGTCTCATAGGCAAACTGATGTTTGTAGCCATGCTGGGTTTCAAAGCTTTTGAGCTAATCGTGTTTGGGTGTCgcgaagttcaaatttttttgttgtaattCTTTCCTTTGGTGAAACTACACAACCATTTACTTTGCTTGTTCTTATTACTATCTCTTGTACGACTCAAAAAAACCAATTTAGCATGTTCTCTCTTGAGCAGAAAAACTGTTGCTCGGTATGACACTTCAGGTGGGTATATGAGATTTAGGAGAAAGTTCCATTTCGTGGTGCATCTTCTCTGTCTCGTTAGGCAGGCTAACTGATGCTTGCAGCCATAAAAGATTTCAAAGCTTTTGAGTTGATTCATGTTCTGGCTTGGCAAAGTTCAGTTTCCTTTCACCCCTCCCCAAACCACCCTATTCGTGAAATTATACATGATCTTCCTCTTTTCTTACTCTTATTTTTCTCTCTGCTTTGTTTTATTAACCATGAGGATGTTGAGGTTGTCTTCTATGGAAGTTCAATAAAACTCGTTTTCTCTCGAGCTGAAAAACTGTTGGTTGGCATGGCACCTCAGGTGGGTCTATGAGATTTTGGAATTAAAATTCCAATTCATGGTGTTTCTTCTGACTTTGCACTGTGTCCTTGTTATACTAGTCTGTGGAACTTGATAAAATTGCCATTTACCAGAAGTTTCATTGCATAAACTTTGCAACATTCACTAAAGTTAACCCTAACACTGTACATGGAGTTGTATGTTTTTGGTTAAAGCAGGAACTTAAATCTGATCCACAAGCAGCCAAGATCTGTCACACTTGTTGCGGTAACATTCTCCAATACTTGTCTCTGTCAtgttatatattcaaaaatttaagtaCATGTATACTGTTTGCAAATCAGTCTAAGAAGGGAAAGGTTTTGTTGTACTGATTCTAATTGTTAATACAAGATTAGTTGGTTGGTTACCTACATTCTTAAACCTTTTACTACACTTCATAGCTTATTCTCTTCAATATTCATATTTGTCCCTCTGAAGGATATATGCCTGTCTAAATGTGGAAAACAAAGCATGACAATCACTTCTTCCATTCTGAGGTATTATCAATAACAGTTTAGATCAATTCTGTGCTCCATCGTGTTGAAAGCCAGAAGCATTTTTGAGGTTTCATGAATTTCAAGTGTCATTTGTGTGTATTGTCTCTTGAGATCCATTTTATGTTCTAATTTGGTTGATTAAAGTAACTTATAAGGGAAGAGCTTTTTTGTTCTTAATACCATCAGTAACAAGCCAATGCTAGAGGTTCTCTCTTTTTGAACTGTAAGACCTTGAAGCTTTAATAGCTTCCAACTTAATTTGGAAAATTATTTATGCCCATCATTCATGTTATATGAAATACTCCACTAGCTAACAAGATTCTCTTGCACGTGTttcataagaaaataattgtaCAGGTTCCTTGTATTTTGTGCATTAATCTAACAGTGTTATGGATTTGTTTCAACAGTTTAGTCCATCGATGCTAACTAGCTTTCATATTTTACTCCTTCATTTAACTCTAGCATTTCTCATGGAATCCTTGCTCATGTGTCTCTGAATAATGTATTTGCAACCGACAGCTTGTCAAAGGTCTCCTAGAGGCATGGAAATCTAAACCTCTCCAGGTAGAACCAAGGTATAGCAGAAGTcaaaaaatttcagaaaaatctTCATTTACTTGAGGACATTCTAGAGGAAGATGATCATCTTATGGATTCCGATAAACAGACGGAAAATTATGGTTCTGGCCTGCTATCTTTTTGTCCAGTCTCCTCTGCTACCAGATGCTTTGCTCGGGACCAGGTTTGAAGATGGGATTGAATTTTCTACTAAACAGGAAACATGGAACATTATCTTAAGAGGATTGCTTGTTCCCAAATCCTGCAAAGTTTGATCTAAATTGTTATCTTCTTTTCAGAGAGGAGCCAGTATATCCATGGAATGTTTACAGTTGAGCTACTTCTGAATTTCTAATAATAagacttctttttttgtttcttttctttttaaaaaaacatttcttttttctgcatctcaattttataattaaaataaaataataatgtgtaTACTTTTAACGCATAAAATAGGTCGGGGCTGGGCGTTCGGTTTAATCAAATTTCGGTTTGGTTTTTCGGTATTCGATTTTAGAAAAGTGTGCACCATAACTTATGCCAAACTAGATCGGTTCGGTTTAGTTCGGTGTTTTTAAATATGTGAATAAAAATTAAGAGGAAATATGATAAAGTGTTAAGAGTTTTAtcatgtatttaaaaaaataaagtgggCACAGATGATTTTTTTGGCAAAGATGTCAAAGCATTTGTTTCCGTTTCTTAGCATAGATGGTTGTCATTTTGCTAAAGCCTAAAAACTTTCTTGCATACTAGAATGctgaatgaataaagaagaaaatgttgaatgaataaagaagagagCAAGCAGCCTAGCAAGAACAATGTCACGATGAAACTTTCGTacaaccaaaatataaagaCTCACAATActttattgatattatatttgttgttatttaaaaattgaaaatttaaataggTCATGTAAATATTTTGAGTCAATATAggtcatataaatattttgagtcaaaattaaatattttgagtcaaaattcaaaagtgtataatttaaatatttttaaatttagtaaagaaaacttcgattcttcggtgcACCATAGTTTCGGGATCCTTACACCGAACTctaaattgaaaaatcaaagTTTCGAAAAAAGAAAATCGATACCAAATCATAACAcggaagaataaaaaattttcgATTCAATTCACTTTACCAGAATTTATGCCACCCCTAGTCATTTATATCACCTTGGGGGTAGTTTCGACGgtttttacaaaatttagaattttcatattttttataattaaaaatatcagtTGAGCAAATTAAATTTCACAGGCAAAGTTGAAATTATGTCCAAACTGCTTTAATAGTTTTggatcattttttctttttgaaataattacaaaatattttggtTGATGATTTGAATGCAAGGGAGTTAATTGTCTTGCTCAATATATGAAGAGTCCTGTTATGCACATCTAAATGGTTatgtaaaatttttttttttttgtctaagtCATCTCGAGCActcaaagttgtccgcataattcatttagacacctcaactaattctTGTGTCAATTGAacctttatttgttcaaaagtcattcctattagacacaaaatgctgaCATGACAAAAAACGTGTAATTCACTTTCCTTAAGCacgttaatttattaaaaataatatttttatttttttttcttaatttatacccctaagttaattttttttaaaaagattaacaaaaaaaaagaagaacagtTGTTCTTCTTCCCTATTTCTATCAACCCCACCCCAACCCCCATACACATACACCAGTGATTATCTTCTTCCCCCACCAttctaatgatttcaaaattcttagtatcagtggttatcttcttcacccaccattctaatggtttcaaaattcttagcattttgtttcatttataaattttttggagaGATTTTTTTCTCCATCTTTCTCTACTTAAAAAACAAGatgaagtaaaaagttataattaataaaaaaactgatgaaaaaaaaattgtcggGTTAAAGATGGAACTGTACAGGGAGGGGAGGATCGCCATTAATGGAGTTAGAGGAAATGTATGTTTTCTTCCCGTTGAAGGCAGTGGGTGTTTAagttttactctttttttttctttttttttactttaaaataattttttatttttttttactttataatataatgtttaaataattttttggattaaaaaataacacatgtcattatttaattggtcaaattgacatgtcagcgcgagtgtatttcacacatcctctattttttgtttattctcgaaaaaatgttcaaatggttcaaattcagaatgatgaggtgtctaaatgaataatcGGGACAAATTTGAGTAGCTGCATATAACTTTggccatttttttttaaagaaatagtttgtctttgttgtgcggaatttgagataatacgagaaaatatataaacgcgaaaaacaagacaacagatttacgtggttcaccaataaattggctacgtccacgggaagagagggagcagttttattatggagaggcaaaaacagaattacgaaatagggtttgtcatagcgtctatatgtttgtaacgggtccgattcaagacATTCAACAGTCTTAATATGTAAtctaacataataataaatatcctctccgcttcatattatttatttgtttgttttttactaatttttttattatacttaaaaaataaaagaaatataagtaATACTATTTTGCTATAATAACccgaaaaataatttgagaaattattttaattaataataaattgacggagggagtaataatACAGTAGTTCTTAATAAATAGTTTAGGAAAAGGAAATATCCAACGGGTTGATTCGGTAGACTATTATACTCTCCACCGGCGACGTACGAATCTCTTTATCGGCCGTAATCGACCGGTAAGTTTACTGACCTCCCTTTGCGTCTTTCGGTCTCCTATTATAGATGTCCTCCAGAACCCTAATTCAAATAGACTCCATGTGTTAATTGGCGAAGTTATTTAGGTTTGAATTGTTTCTAATGCTTTGTTTGTATAGAATTCCTTCAATTCGTTTTctgcagtttttttttttaaaaaaaattcaactgaTTTTGCGTTCTTATATGCTTTCGATGTTGTAATTGCTTCAAGGGTGGGTTTGTGGATACGGTACTAATCTGCCCTTGAAGTATTACCAATGAACTTTCAGCGGATTTTTAGTACAGAAAGCTAAATCAGAGGCTAAAAGGTGGAGTTTTTTCATTTGGGGTTGTGGAGTTTCAGCACTTTGGGGAATTCATAGATCTAAATATTTGTCAAATCCTTTTAATTATTCAAGTTAACAATTTCGATTTCTGATGTGCTTCAACTAACAACTAAGAATTTAAGACGAATCTCTTATCTATCTATCTCGGAAATCCAAACTATTATTTAGCTTCCAGATTGCCTCTTTAGTTGATTTAGACAAGTTGGTATCGGAATTTGTTTGTACTCAATTTCATTCCTGGCTTACTCTCCCATTTGGTTGCTTTTATTTGTAGGTATTAAGGGTAAGCAAGAGAGTAATTTCCGTTCTCTGATAGTGTGTCTTATTTGGGAGTTGGAATCAGTGTAAGTTTTGTGGATTTTTGATGGCTCTGAAGTTTCTGAATAAGAAGGGATGGCACACGGGGAGTCTTCGAAACATTGAAAATGTATGGAAAGCAGAGCAGAAGCATGACGCCGAACAGAGGAAGTTGGAGGAGCTCCGCAAGCAGATCCAGGAAGAGCGTGAGCGCAGTGAATTTCGCCAACTCCAGGAACAAGCTGGCTTGGTTACCAGGCAAGAGAGGCTGGAATTTCTTTATGATTCTGGATTAGCTGTTGGAAAGGGAAGTTCTAGTGGGTTTGAATCTTTGTCCAAGCCGGCTGAACCTGTAACAGCTGCTGTAGCTGCTGCTGATTCCAGTTCTTCTGCCAAACCGCAAGCATCGGTGCCAGGAGCTCTATTTGAGGACAAGTCACAATCTTCCAATGATGCTTGGAGGAAACTCCATTCTGATCCCTTGCTTATGATTCGTCAGCGAGAGCAAGAAGCCCTTGCGCGTGTGAAGAACAACCCTGTCCAGATGGCCATGATTCGTAAATCTGTtgaaacaatgaaaaataagGATAAGATGCATGATGAGAAAGAGAAGGATGAACGCAGACATAAACATCGAGACAAGAAATCAAAGCCTCATCATTCGAAGTCAAAGCATTTGAAGAATTCACCTAGACAAACCTCTGATGCAGATGAATACTTGAGTGAAGATGATTCTAGGAGAAAGAGAGAGTCTCGCAAGGACAAGAAGATTAATGATCAGAAAGCTTCTATCGTACGAGATCCTCAAGGAGGCAATGatttttacaaagaaaaaactaaGATTAGGAATGATAATGAAGCTGTAAAACATGAGAGGCATGCAAGATCTGATCTGCCAAGGCAAGAATCCCATCGTAACTCTCGTGAGCATACAAGGTCTGATATACCAAGGCATGAATCCCATCGTAACTCTCGTGAGCATACAAGGTCTGATATACCAAGGCATGAATCCCATCGTAACTCTCATGAGCAGACAAGATCTGATATACCAAGGGACGAATCCCATCGTAACTCTCGTGAGCAGACAAGATCTGATCCTTCAAGGCACGAGTCGCGTCATAACTCTCGCAAGCCTGTTAGGCTCTCTGAAGAAGAGAGAGCTGCCCGTCTACGGGAGATGCAGAAAGATGCTGAGGTCCATGAGGAGCAAA harbors:
- the LOC101253956 gene encoding uncharacterized protein; amino-acid sequence: MALKFLNKKGWHTGSLRNIENVWKAEQKHDAEQRKLEELRKQIQEERERSEFRQLQEQAGLVTRQERLEFLYDSGLAVGKGSSSGFESLSKPAEPVTAAVAAADSSSSAKPQASVPGALFEDKSQSSNDAWRKLHSDPLLMIRQREQEALARVKNNPVQMAMIRKSVETMKNKDKMHDEKEKDERRHKHRDKKSKPHHSKSKHLKNSPRQTSDADEYLSEDDSRRKRESRKDKKINDQKASIVRDPQGGNDFYKEKTKIRNDNEAVKHERHARSDLPRQESHRNSREHTRSDIPRHESHRNSREHTRSDIPRHESHRNSHEQTRSDIPRDESHRNSREQTRSDPSRHESRHNSRKPVRLSEEERAARLREMQKDAEVHEEQRWKRLKKADENDAKEAVHAGSSGGRNFLDAAQRSVYGAGKGGSSTIEESVRRRTHYSQRAEASEGNAFRR